TACACTCATTTCATGAGTAATAAGTACTATTGTAATTCCTATTTCATCATTTACTTTTTTAAGTAATTTAAGTATTTGTTTAGTTGTCTGAGGATCAAGTGCTGAAGTAGCCTCATCACATAATAGTATTTCTGGATCATTTGCAAGTGCTCTTGCTATTGCAACTCTTTGTTTTTGACCACCAGATAATTCTGATGGATATTGTTTTTCTTTTTCTTCAAGGTCTACTAATTTAAGTAATTTTCTTGCCTTTTCAATTTTTTCATTTTTTGTAAGTTTTGTATTTCTTAAACTAAAGACAACATTTTCTAATACATTTAATGATTTAAGTAGATTAAAATGTTGAAATATCATACCTATTTTTTCTCTTTGCTTTCTAAGTTCTTTTTCATTTAGTTTAGTTATATCTTCACCCATTATTAATACCTCTCCACTACTTACATTTTGTAGTAGATTGATAGTTCTAACTAGAGTACTTTTACCTGCACCACTAAATCCAACTATTCCATATATGTCACCTTTATTAATTTCTAAATTTACATTTTTTACTGCTTCAAATTCGTTAAATACCATATTTACATTATTAAGTTTTATCATCTTTCTCCTTTCGTTTGCAAAAAAAAACAGGCACCTGTGTGCCTGTTAATTATCTAGTAGTGTTAGGCACACGCGAAAAAGCTTGTGCCCTTATTGGCCAAGCTTACGTATGCATCATCATTACATTAACAACTACTAAATTTTTCATATATATTTCCTCCGTATTTTTTTATTTACTGTTATATTACCATATGAATTAATATATTTCAAATATACATTATTAATATTAGTATATATTTAATTAATGTATATAAAAAAGTATTGAAAAAACTATAATATAGTGGTACCATTTATTGAAAAGAGAGTTACTTGGTAAATAATATATCAAGGAGAAAATATGAAAAATATTACAAAATTATTATTAGTATTATCAACAGTTGCAATGGCAAAAGAAGTTGGAGTAGATTTAAAAATAGGTGCAAATGCAGGACTTTATAAGGATATGGCGAAATATTCACAAGTTGTAGTGCATAACAATAATGCTTTAATTTACAAAAATTATTCATCTTTTAAGAACTTAGGTGGAGAGGTATATGTTAAGGCAATAAAAGATTTAAATGTAAAAGAAAAATTAGGTGTAGATATTAAAATTGGAGGAGGAATTTCATTAGAAGTTTCAGATGCACCTAGATTAAATGAAGGTTTTGTTAATAAAACGGCTTCATCACCTTCTTTTCCAACTAGGGCAGTAAATGCATCTGATTTCTTAGATGAATGCCAAAATGATAATAGTTGTAAACTTTATGATAGATTAGTTGAAATATCAACTAATGATAATGGTGCAAATGAAAATGAAAAATACAAGAAAGAATCTGATGAAGGAACTAAGAAATTCATTGAGATTGCTAAAGAAAAGAAACATTTTCATCTTTCAGCTTATGGTAGTTTAGAAGTATCTAAAGAAGTAATGAAGGATGTTAGAGTATATGGAGCCTTAGATTTAGGTGTTTCATCTATATTAAATAAGGATGTTGAACATACTTTTAGATTTGGTGGAGATAAATATCAAGATAAATTTACTTTAGATAGAAATAGAATATCACCTAAAGTTAAAACAAGTTTTGGTGTAAATTATAAGTTCCTTGACGTTGAAGTTGGAGTAGGATATCCAGGTGTAGTTAACCTTGGAGTAGGAGCAAGATTAGGATTTTAATAAAAAAATTGGATGATATTATCATCCAATTTTATATTTTCTTAACAAATTCTGATTTTAAACTCATAGCTCCAAATCCATCTATTTTACAATCTATATTGTGATCTGAATCTTGTACTAATCTAATATTTTTAACTTTAGTACCTATTTTTAGATTATTTGATGAGCCCTTAACTTTTAAGTCTTTTATTATAGTAACACTATCACCATCTTTTAGTATATTTCCATTAGCATCTTTTACTATGAATTCTTCTGTTTCAGTTTCATCTTTGCTAAATTCGTAAGAACATTCAGGGCAAATATATATGAAATTATCCTCATATACATATTCTCCTTTACATTGCGGACATTTTGGTATCATTTTTTCACCTTCCCTTCTTGTTTATTATATCATAAAATAAATATATATGGTATAATATAGTGAATAAAATAGATGTTTGAAAGGGATAGATTATGATAGATTTTACATATAAAAATGATGCTAAGTTAATATTTGGTAAAAATTCTATGCAATATTTTGAAAAAGAAATATTATCTTTAGGTAGTAAATGCGTTTTAATGTTAAGCAGTGGATCATATATAAAGGAATTGGGTATATATGATGAAGTAGTTGAAGTTACTAAAAGAAATAATATTAGACTTATTAATGTTTGTGGAATAGTTCCTAATCCTAGAGTTGAATTGGTAAGGGAATATATAGAAATATGTAAAAGTGAAAATGTGGATTTAGTATTAGCTGTTGGTGGAGGTTCAACTATGGATACTGCAAAAGCAGTTGCAGTAGGTGCTAAAACTGATATAGATATTTGGGAATACTTCCTATATAACCAAGTACCTGAGTCAGCATTAAATATAGGGGTCATTTCAACTTTTGCATCTAGTGGTTCTGAATGTTCAAACTGTTCTATTATTTCAAATATGGAATATAAGCTGGGGTTAGAAACTGATTTAATAATACCTAAATTTGCTATAGTTAATCCTGAATATACAAAAACATTACCAATAAATCAGCTGTATATAGGTATCTGTGATATTTCTTCACATTTATTAGAAAGATATATAACTGGTGTAGAAAATGTTGATGTTACAGACTATATGATAGAGGGTATGCTTAAAGCTCTGATTGTAAATGCAGAGAGATTAATAAAAGATCCTATGAATATGGATGCAAGAAATGAAGTTTCACTACTTTCAATTTATGCTCATAATAATATACTTGATTCTGGTAGAATGTCAGATTGGGCATCTCATAGAATAGAGCATGAACTAAGTTCTGAATATGGAATTATACATGGTGAGGGTATGGCAGTAGTTTTAGTTGCGTATATTAAATATATGTCTAATCTAAAACCAAAAAAATTTGCTCAACTTGCAAATAGATTATTTAATGTAGATTATGCTCATTTTAATTTAGAAGAAATGGCTCTAATATTATCAGAAAAATTAGAAGATATATATAGAAGACTTGGGTTAAGAACTAAACTTAAAGAATTTGAAATTGACAATAGTAGATTTGAAGAAATGGCACTTAAGGCTACTAAAAATAATAGGAATAAAATAGGCCATTATTATCCTTTAGATAAAAATGGAGTAATAGGAGTATTGGAGTTAGCTATATAATATGAAAAAATTAATAAAAGGAAGGAGAGGTGTGATACAGTTAAATAATTAACTATAATCATACAATAAAGAATTGAAAAAGGCATTGATAGTTGGAAGTTTAAATATGGATATTACAGCAAGAGTGGACCAATTACCCAAGCTAGGTGAGACAATATTTGGAACATCATTTTATAAAAGTTGTGGAGGTAAGGGGGCAAATCAAGCTGTAGCTATATCAAAAATGGGGATTGAAACAATAATGTTAGGTATGGTAGGTAATGATAGTGATGGTTACGAATTAATAGAGAATTTAAGTAAACATAATATTAAATCATCTGTAATAGTATCTAATGAAATAACTGGTAGAGCAATAATTACAGTTGATAATAATGGAAATAATAATATTATTGTTATTCCAGGTGCTAATTTTAAAATTACAAAGAAAGATATTGATAAAAAAATGGATATTATAAATGAAGTAGATGTAGTAATATTACAGAATGAAATACCTTTGGATATTACAAAATATGTTTTAAAAAAATCAAAAGAATTGAATAAGATTACTGTGTTTAATCCAGCACCGGCATATAAATTTGAAAAAGAAATATATGAGAATGTTGATTTTTTAATACTGAATGAAACAGAATTTGAGTTTATATTTGATGTAAAATATAATGATACAAATGCCATATTATCAATTAAGGATAAGTTTGGTATTTCAAATTTACTGTTAACATTAGGTGAATTAGGTTCGATTTTGTTCACAAATAATAATATATTAGTTCAAGAGGCACTTAAAGTTAAAGCTATAGATACTACTGCAGCAGGAGATGCATTTATAGGATCATTTATTTCTAAAATAATTAATAATAATAGTTTAGAAAGTGCTTTAAAATTTGCAACTACAGTATCTGCTATAGTAGTTACAAAAAAAGGTGCACAAGAAAGTATTCCAACATTGGATGAAGTTAATGAATATATAATAGGGGTAAATTAAATGAGCCCCTATTTTATTGCAAAAGAAGTCATTTTTTGATATAATGATTTTTGAGACAATATTTTGAAAGGAGAAGTGTGATTTAATCACATGATTAATATATGAAAGTAATTATTGCAGGAACAGGAGCTATGGGTGCAACTTATGGTTCAATGTTAAAAAAATCAGGGAATGAGGTTATTTTCTTAGATCTATGGCAAGAAAATATCGATGCTATAAACAAAAATGGCATTAGTTTTAAAAACATTGGTGTAGAAGAAACAATTGAGGGTAAAGCATATTTACCATCTAGCTACAATGAGAGTGCAGATTTAATAATAGTATTTACTAAATCTATGCAACTTAAAGAAATGTTAAATGATATTAGACATTTAATTTCTGAAAAAACAAGTGTATTATGTCTTTTAAATGGATTAGGGCATATAGATACCCTTAAAGAATTTGTTAAACCTGAACAAATTTTAATGGGAGTTACAGTTTTAACAGCTGGAATGAAGGGTCCTGGAATTTTTGAAGTTACTAACTATGGTAAAACAGAAATTCAAAATATAGTTGAAGAAGGAAAAGAAAATGCATTAAAAGTTGTAGAATGTATTAATAATTCTGGATTACCTACTGTATATTCTGAAGATATCTTATTCTCTATATGGAGAAAAGCATGTATTAATGGAACTATGAATGCATGTTGTGCTCTACTAGATTGTAATATGTTACAATTAGGTAAAATAGAAAAATCAAGAGAATTATTAGGTAAAATAGTAGAAGAATTTGCTTCAGTTGCTAAAAAAGAAGGAACTACTCTAAATGTTGAAGAAATTACGAACTTAGTTTGTTGGTTTACTACTGAGGAATTTCAAGGCGTAAAACATTATCCTTCTATGCATCAAGATTTAATTCAAAAAAGAAGATTAACAGAAATAGATTATTTAAATGGTTATGTATCTAGAAAAGGTAAAGAATATGGTTTAGATACAAGTTTTTGTGATTTAATAACTATATTAGTACATGGAAGAGAAAGCGTTTTAATTGGAGGATAATAATGAAAGATATGAATATGAAACAATTTATAATGAAAGTATTAAACGGAACAGCTATAGGTATAGTAGTTGGTTTAATACCTAATGCTGTACTTGGAGGATTATTCAAATACCTTGCAGCATATCATCCAGTATTTGGAACTATGGCACAAGTTGTTGCTGATATACAATGGCTTGTAGCGCCTATGATAGGGTTCTTAGTTGGTTTACAATTTGGATTTAATCCTATGAAATCAGCAATAATAATGTCAGCTACATGGATAGCTTCAGGAGCTTTAGTTAGAGTAGATGGAGCTTTAAAAATTGGTTTAGGTGATTTAATTAATGTTATGTTAGTTGCAGGTATTGCAGCTTATATTACTATGTTATTAGGTGAAAAATTAGGTTCACTTACTATAGTATTACAACCAATAATAGTAGGAGCAGGGGTAGGATTTCTAGGATTATTAATGTTACCTTATGTACAAAAACTTTCTACAGCTATAGGTAATGGTATTAATTCTTTTACAACATTACAACCAATATTAATGTGTATATTAATAGCTATGTCATTTTCTGTACTAATTGTCTCTCCTATGTCTACGGTGGCAATAGGAATAGCGATAGGTCTTTCAGGCCTTGCCAGTGGAGCTGCTAATATTGGAGTTGCAGCAACAGCAGCAGTATTAGTAATAGGTTCATGGAAAGTTAATAAAGCAGGAGTTACTATAGCAGTAGGTATGGGTGGAATGAAAATGATGATGCCTAACCTTGTTAGAAATCCTATTATGTTATTGCCTATACTTACAACATCAACTGTTGCAGGTTTAGCAGTAAGAATTTTAGGTATTACAGGAGATAAAATAAGTTCAGGATTTGGATTTGTTGGATTAGTAGGGCCGATAAAAGCTATGAGTGAGTATGCAGCAGTTGGAATTACAGGAATGACAGCATTAATATATATATTAATTGCATATTTAATCGTACCATTTGGTGTTGCTTTAGTTTCACATATTGTATATACTAAAGTATTAAAAATATATAAACCTGAAATATATAAATTTGAAAATTAATACGAAATGTGGTTTTGAGAATACTATTCTGAAACCACTTTTTTATTGACAAAAGTATAAATAAATGATAACATTAGTTAATAAAATCACAAAAATAGAAAGGAAGTGTTAATTATGAATAAA
This genomic stretch from Streptobacillus felis harbors:
- a CDS encoding methionine ABC transporter ATP-binding protein, with product MIKLNNVNMVFNEFEAVKNVNLEINKGDIYGIVGFSGAGKSTLVRTINLLQNVSSGEVLIMGEDITKLNEKELRKQREKIGMIFQHFNLLKSLNVLENVVFSLRNTKLTKNEKIEKARKLLKLVDLEEKEKQYPSELSGGQKQRVAIARALANDPEILLCDEATSALDPQTTKQILKLLKKVNDEIGITIVLITHEMSVIKDVCNKVAIMDRGSIIENGTVFDIFSNPKNEITQKFINSIHNNEGLIESLSKLDIKLNDTKRLFKLTYVGEISTEPIINNIYTRYKVVSNILWGNIEFISNKPLGNLIIVFEGEHIYEAVNYLESVGALISEIKLESEVINYV
- a CDS encoding zinc ribbon domain-containing protein YjdM gives rise to the protein MIPKCPQCKGEYVYEDNFIYICPECSYEFSKDETETEEFIVKDANGNILKDGDSVTIIKDLKVKGSSNNLKIGTKVKNIRLVQDSDHNIDCKIDGFGAMSLKSEFVKKI
- a CDS encoding iron-containing alcohol dehydrogenase gives rise to the protein MIDFTYKNDAKLIFGKNSMQYFEKEILSLGSKCVLMLSSGSYIKELGIYDEVVEVTKRNNIRLINVCGIVPNPRVELVREYIEICKSENVDLVLAVGGGSTMDTAKAVAVGAKTDIDIWEYFLYNQVPESALNIGVISTFASSGSECSNCSIISNMEYKLGLETDLIIPKFAIVNPEYTKTLPINQLYIGICDISSHLLERYITGVENVDVTDYMIEGMLKALIVNAERLIKDPMNMDARNEVSLLSIYAHNNILDSGRMSDWASHRIEHELSSEYGIIHGEGMAVVLVAYIKYMSNLKPKKFAQLANRLFNVDYAHFNLEEMALILSEKLEDIYRRLGLRTKLKEFEIDNSRFEEMALKATKNNRNKIGHYYPLDKNGVIGVLELAI
- the rbsK gene encoding ribokinase, which gives rise to MIVGSLNMDITARVDQLPKLGETIFGTSFYKSCGGKGANQAVAISKMGIETIMLGMVGNDSDGYELIENLSKHNIKSSVIVSNEITGRAIITVDNNGNNNIIVIPGANFKITKKDIDKKMDIINEVDVVILQNEIPLDITKYVLKKSKELNKITVFNPAPAYKFEKEIYENVDFLILNETEFEFIFDVKYNDTNAILSIKDKFGISNLLLTLGELGSILFTNNNILVQEALKVKAIDTTAAGDAFIGSFISKIINNNSLESALKFATTVSAIVVTKKGAQESIPTLDEVNEYIIGVN
- a CDS encoding 2-dehydropantoate 2-reductase, with amino-acid sequence MKVIIAGTGAMGATYGSMLKKSGNEVIFLDLWQENIDAINKNGISFKNIGVEETIEGKAYLPSSYNESADLIIVFTKSMQLKEMLNDIRHLISEKTSVLCLLNGLGHIDTLKEFVKPEQILMGVTVLTAGMKGPGIFEVTNYGKTEIQNIVEEGKENALKVVECINNSGLPTVYSEDILFSIWRKACINGTMNACCALLDCNMLQLGKIEKSRELLGKIVEEFASVAKKEGTTLNVEEITNLVCWFTTEEFQGVKHYPSMHQDLIQKRRLTEIDYLNGYVSRKGKEYGLDTSFCDLITILVHGRESVLIGG
- a CDS encoding PTS transporter subunit IIC, coding for MKDMNMKQFIMKVLNGTAIGIVVGLIPNAVLGGLFKYLAAYHPVFGTMAQVVADIQWLVAPMIGFLVGLQFGFNPMKSAIIMSATWIASGALVRVDGALKIGLGDLINVMLVAGIAAYITMLLGEKLGSLTIVLQPIIVGAGVGFLGLLMLPYVQKLSTAIGNGINSFTTLQPILMCILIAMSFSVLIVSPMSTVAIGIAIGLSGLASGAANIGVAATAAVLVIGSWKVNKAGVTIAVGMGGMKMMMPNLVRNPIMLLPILTTSTVAGLAVRILGITGDKISSGFGFVGLVGPIKAMSEYAAVGITGMTALIYILIAYLIVPFGVALVSHIVYTKVLKIYKPEIYKFEN